In Arcobacter ellisii, a genomic segment contains:
- the soxY gene encoding thiosulfate oxidation carrier protein SoxY, which translates to MINRRNFLGLGLGAIAIAAIPGKLSAVDFRETKPKAWTATKVDEAIKELFGTSATVEGGINLSAPDIAENGAVIPVSFDTQLKATRIAVFQDANPESAVAIFSLNEFSVADYAIRIKMAKTGTVTVVAEAEGKLHAVSKLVKVTIGGCGG; encoded by the coding sequence ATGATTAATAGAAGAAATTTTTTAGGTTTAGGATTAGGTGCTATCGCAATTGCAGCAATTCCAGGTAAATTAAGTGCAGTTGATTTTAGAGAAACAAAACCAAAAGCTTGGACAGCAACTAAAGTTGATGAAGCTATAAAAGAACTTTTTGGAACATCAGCTACTGTTGAAGGTGGAATTAATTTAAGTGCTCCAGATATCGCTGAAAATGGTGCAGTTATCCCTGTATCTTTTGATACTCAATTAAAGGCTACAAGAATTGCAGTATTCCAAGATGCTAACCCAGAAAGTGCTGTTGCTATATTCTCTTTAAATGAATTCAGTGTTGCTGATTATGCAATTAGAATTAAAATGGCAAAAACAGGAACTGTAACAGTTGTTGCAGAAGCAGAAGGTAAATTACACGCAGTTTCTAAATTAGTAAAAGTTACAATTGGTGGATGTGGTGGTTGA
- a CDS encoding cation:proton antiporter, with the protein MEKFFLIITVCTIIMISPGVSKLTRTPIVVVEIFLGLFAGYLGLLYDDETLKLVAKFGFVYLMFLAGLEINLKLVKIIKATLAINVILYFIFLYTISGLVCWIFNLGVTYFVALPIFSLGMIMMLIKEYGKDEPWLNLALSIGVVGEVISILALTLFSGWIEYGFNIQFFLSLLTIFSVIVVSILGLRISYILFWWFPEFKNFLIPDSHNDRYNQDIRFSISSLLILVAIMLVLKIDVVLGAFTAGLFFKMFFNQKHELLEKIESFGFGFFVPIFFIYTGSTVKLDMITFDILKHAIFIMCAIIIIRLISSYLSFYKYLKFKQTTLFALSDSMPLTFMVAIAMLSFNYGLISQSEYFSFIIASMIDGLFLMIFIRKLYKIFDTKTKIV; encoded by the coding sequence ATGGAAAAATTTTTTCTAATCATAACTGTTTGTACAATAATTATGATTTCTCCTGGTGTCTCTAAATTAACTAGAACTCCTATTGTTGTTGTTGAGATATTTTTAGGTCTATTCGCTGGATATTTAGGCTTATTGTATGATGATGAAACATTAAAACTTGTAGCTAAATTCGGATTTGTTTATTTGATGTTTTTAGCTGGTCTTGAAATAAATTTAAAACTTGTAAAAATCATAAAAGCAACTCTTGCAATAAATGTTATTTTATATTTTATATTTTTATATACAATTTCAGGTCTTGTTTGTTGGATTTTCAATTTAGGTGTTACATATTTTGTTGCTCTTCCTATTTTCTCTTTAGGTATGATTATGATGCTTATAAAAGAGTATGGGAAAGATGAACCTTGGTTAAACTTAGCTTTATCAATAGGTGTTGTTGGTGAAGTTATAAGTATTTTGGCACTTACTTTATTTAGTGGTTGGATTGAGTATGGATTTAATATTCAGTTTTTTCTTTCTCTTTTAACAATATTTAGTGTTATTGTTGTTAGTATTTTGGGATTAAGAATTTCATATATTTTATTTTGGTGGTTTCCTGAATTTAAAAACTTTTTAATCCCAGATTCTCATAATGATAGATACAATCAAGATATTAGATTTTCAATTTCAAGCTTACTAATTTTAGTAGCAATTATGCTTGTATTAAAAATTGATGTTGTTTTAGGGGCTTTTACAGCAGGTCTATTTTTTAAAATGTTTTTTAATCAAAAACATGAACTTCTTGAAAAAATAGAATCTTTTGGTTTTGGTTTTTTTGTGCCTATATTTTTTATCTATACAGGTTCAACTGTTAAACTTGATATGATAACTTTTGATATTTTAAAACATGCAATTTTTATTATGTGTGCGATTATTATAATAAGACTTATAAGTTCATATTTGTCTTTTTACAAATATTTAAAGTTTAAACAGACTACACTTTTTGCTTTAAGTGATTCTATGCCTTTAACTTTTATGGTTGCAATTGCAATGCTTTCATTTAACTACGGTTTAATCTCTCAATCTGAATATTTTTCTTTCATAATTGCAAGTATGATTGATGGTTTATTTCTTATGATTTTTATTAGAAAATTATATAAAATTTTTGATACAAAAACTAAAATAGTTTAA
- the soxA gene encoding sulfur oxidation c-type cytochrome SoxA encodes MLLKIAKSTALLVLAAYSLNAADFSAGAEKDRIEMIKYFEAKFADPEKNKDRFFPYSTEEELKNDYAKGLKHNDFNIGTYAFSKDAKAQYEAIKEMPPYEDAIDAGEELYNKKFANGNSFATCFPDPAVANIYPYYDEKKKDVVTLTSAVNDCLRDNGEKEFNTQKGDMANIQAYLVNATTEAGKKFDIKIQSEAAKKAYENGKEYYYTQRGYLKLSCATCHVQGAGQRVRNEKLSPLTGQITQFPVHRLKWEELGTLERRLSGCIVDQGQVSPKDESTQMKELVYFLAYMSNGMSIDGPDIRK; translated from the coding sequence ATGTTATTAAAAATTGCTAAGTCAACAGCACTTTTAGTACTAGCAGCATACTCTTTAAATGCTGCTGATTTCAGTGCTGGAGCTGAAAAAGATAGAATTGAAATGATTAAGTATTTTGAAGCTAAGTTTGCTGATCCAGAAAAAAACAAAGATAGATTCTTTCCGTATTCAACAGAAGAAGAATTAAAGAATGATTATGCAAAAGGTTTAAAACATAATGATTTTAATATTGGAACTTATGCATTTTCAAAAGATGCAAAAGCACAATATGAAGCAATCAAAGAGATGCCACCATATGAAGATGCAATTGATGCAGGAGAAGAGTTATATAACAAAAAGTTTGCAAACGGTAACTCATTTGCAACTTGTTTCCCTGATCCAGCTGTAGCAAATATCTATCCATATTATGATGAAAAGAAAAAAGATGTTGTTACTTTAACATCTGCAGTTAATGATTGTCTAAGAGATAATGGTGAAAAAGAGTTTAATACTCAAAAAGGTGATATGGCAAATATTCAAGCATATTTAGTAAATGCTACAACTGAAGCTGGTAAAAAGTTTGATATTAAAATTCAAAGTGAAGCAGCTAAAAAAGCATATGAAAATGGTAAAGAATATTACTATACTCAAAGAGGTTATCTAAAATTATCTTGTGCAACTTGTCACGTTCAAGGTGCTGGACAAAGAGTTAGAAATGAAAAACTTTCTCCTTTAACTGGACAAATTACTCAATTCCCAGTTCATAGATTAAAATGGGAAGAGTTAGGTACTTTAGAGAGAAGATTATCAGGTTGTATAGTTGACCAAGGACAAGTTTCGCCAAAAGATGAAAGTACGCAAATGAAAGAATTAGTTTATTTCTTAGCTTACATGTCAAATGGTATGTCAATTGATGGTCCAGATATAAGAAAGTAA
- the soxC gene encoding sulfite dehydrogenase produces MKNSKVLEIKENSNAVQTTTRREFFKKTAIYSAGALSAASVLSPVLAKADDPAIINDAPWGQKLGDPVDKNLYGVPSPYEHNNIRRTHDLFSSGDSYASVSMCPIHESEGIITPNGLFFTRDHGGTAHVDPNEWRLMIHGKVKKEIVLTLDDLKKYPSETRIYFIECPANGSPEWRGPQFNSLQFMKGLMSAAQWTGVMLKTILDDLGLEKDAVWMLAEGSDNASNPRSIPVEKALDDVMVVWGQNGEALRPEQGYPVRLIVPGWEGNVNTKWLRRLEFSDKPWHSKEETSKYTMLQKSGKAIRYFWVNEVNSVITSPCPEKPWTNLKKGELVEIEGLAWSGHGTIKGVDISFDGGDNWVEAKLKGLVLPKSWTRFSYVMRWNGKPLLLASRSYDDFGNIQPTIDQETSAVGVESVYHRNAIVTWEITEKGECNNVQIRKHKKA; encoded by the coding sequence TTGAAAAACAGCAAAGTTTTAGAAATAAAAGAAAATTCTAATGCAGTTCAAACAACAACTAGAAGAGAATTTTTTAAAAAAACTGCTATTTATTCTGCTGGAGCCTTAAGTGCTGCGTCTGTATTATCACCAGTTTTAGCAAAAGCTGATGATCCTGCAATTATAAATGATGCACCTTGGGGACAAAAATTAGGAGATCCAGTAGATAAAAATCTGTATGGTGTGCCATCACCTTATGAGCATAATAACATTAGAAGAACGCATGATTTATTCTCATCAGGGGATTCATATGCTTCTGTATCTATGTGTCCAATTCATGAATCTGAAGGTATTATTACACCAAATGGATTATTCTTTACAAGAGATCATGGTGGGACAGCTCATGTTGATCCAAATGAGTGGAGATTAATGATTCATGGTAAAGTTAAAAAAGAGATTGTTTTAACTTTAGATGATTTAAAAAAATATCCAAGCGAAACAAGAATTTATTTTATTGAGTGTCCTGCAAATGGAAGTCCAGAGTGGAGAGGTCCACAATTTAATAGTTTACAATTTATGAAAGGTCTTATGAGTGCTGCTCAATGGACTGGAGTTATGTTAAAAACTATTTTAGATGATTTAGGACTTGAAAAAGATGCAGTTTGGATGTTGGCTGAAGGAAGTGATAATGCTTCTAATCCAAGATCTATTCCTGTTGAAAAAGCACTTGATGACGTAATGGTTGTTTGGGGACAAAATGGTGAAGCATTAAGACCTGAACAAGGTTATCCTGTAAGACTTATCGTTCCAGGATGGGAAGGTAATGTAAATACTAAATGGTTAAGAAGATTAGAATTTAGTGATAAACCTTGGCATTCAAAAGAAGAAACTTCAAAATATACAATGCTTCAAAAATCTGGAAAAGCTATTAGATATTTCTGGGTAAATGAAGTAAACTCTGTAATTACTTCTCCATGTCCTGAAAAACCATGGACAAACTTGAAAAAAGGTGAGTTAGTAGAGATTGAAGGTCTTGCTTGGTCAGGACATGGAACAATCAAAGGTGTTGATATCTCTTTTGATGGTGGAGATAATTGGGTTGAAGCTAAACTTAAAGGTTTAGTATTACCAAAATCTTGGACTAGATTTAGTTATGTGATGAGATGGAATGGAAAACCTTTATTATTAGCAAGTAGATCTTATGATGATTTTGGAAATATTCAACCTACAATCGACCAAGAAACTTCTGCTGTTGGTGTTGAATCTGTTTATCATAGAAATGCAATTGTAACTTGGGAAATTACTGAAAAAGGAGAGTGTAACAATGTTCAAATTAGAAAACACAAAAAAGCTTAA
- a CDS encoding ATP-dependent helicase, translating to MPLSNLNQEQLEAATCPYGFNLIIASAGTGKTSTIVGRIANLINNGVKPNQILLLTFTNKAAAEMVARVAKFFGKDIAKQIMAGTFHSVSYKLLKELNVNITLKQPNELKTLFKSIYEKRVFMERDDEASPYDGGYLYDMYSLYLNSNDGEDFASWIKSKNASHEIYTLIYEDVVAEFHELKTKYGYANFDDLLTIMLETLKEKEFDFKEILVDEYQDTNPLQGRLLDGFRPKSLFCVGDYDQSIYAFNGSDIGIISTFAKRYENAKVFTLRKNYRSTKPILDLATKVIEFNERVYEKKLEVVRTQDEHKPKLLAFNELFSQYEYISQLISKSETPHSEIAIIYRNNSSADGIEANLREFSIPARRKGGMSFFDSVEVKFILDVLVMQLSHNDMMAFIHVVEHGKGIGKAIAKDVFDALMRLGDGDILKGLFQPRSDINNPYETGRIKNQQLGLFDDFIELGSVSKFKDCNFEEAFLGNPILKHPKLNVDGGKYLYDIYLLMKHLRRTKNPETLVGNIISSMAYSKLKDFLSTKRATQKDGTINPMQKTKALAKINRKGMLLKNLSRNFNDLSKFINSMILGGSEMSEGDGVNLLSIHASKGLEFKEVYVIDLMDGRFPNRKLMSKGGSIEEERRLFYVAVTRAKDILYLSYAKYDKIKKLTFVASPFLKEAGMQIKDEDESSIQE from the coding sequence ATGCCTTTATCAAACCTAAATCAAGAACAACTAGAAGCGGCAACTTGTCCCTATGGTTTTAACCTTATTATTGCAAGTGCTGGAACAGGAAAAACTTCTACAATAGTTGGACGAATTGCAAACTTAATAAATAATGGTGTTAAACCTAATCAAATATTACTTTTAACCTTTACAAACAAAGCAGCAGCTGAAATGGTAGCAAGGGTTGCTAAATTTTTTGGAAAAGATATTGCCAAACAAATTATGGCTGGAACTTTTCACTCTGTTTCTTACAAACTTTTAAAAGAACTAAATGTAAATATTACTTTAAAACAACCAAATGAATTAAAAACACTTTTTAAATCTATTTATGAAAAAAGAGTTTTTATGGAAAGAGATGATGAAGCAAGTCCTTATGATGGTGGATATTTGTATGATATGTACTCTTTATATTTAAACTCAAATGATGGTGAAGATTTTGCTTCATGGATAAAATCAAAAAATGCAAGTCATGAAATTTATACTTTGATTTATGAAGATGTAGTTGCTGAATTTCATGAATTAAAAACAAAATATGGTTATGCAAATTTTGATGATTTATTAACAATTATGCTTGAAACTTTAAAAGAAAAAGAGTTTGATTTTAAAGAAATTTTAGTAGATGAATATCAAGATACAAATCCTTTACAAGGAAGATTACTTGATGGATTTAGACCAAAATCACTTTTTTGTGTAGGTGATTATGACCAAAGTATTTATGCTTTTAATGGGTCTGATATTGGAATTATTTCAACTTTTGCAAAAAGATATGAAAATGCAAAAGTATTTACTCTTAGAAAAAATTACCGTTCAACAAAACCAATCTTAGATTTAGCAACAAAAGTTATTGAATTTAATGAAAGAGTTTATGAAAAAAAACTTGAAGTTGTAAGAACTCAAGATGAACATAAACCAAAATTATTAGCTTTTAATGAACTTTTTTCTCAATATGAATATATCTCACAATTAATTTCAAAAAGTGAAACACCTCATAGTGAAATTGCAATTATTTATAGAAATAACTCTAGTGCAGACGGAATAGAAGCAAATTTGAGGGAGTTTTCAATTCCTGCACGTAGAAAAGGTGGAATGAGCTTTTTTGACTCTGTAGAAGTTAAATTTATTCTTGATGTTTTAGTTATGCAACTTTCACATAATGATATGATGGCTTTTATTCACGTTGTTGAGCATGGAAAAGGGATTGGAAAAGCAATCGCAAAAGATGTATTTGATGCTCTAATGAGACTTGGAGATGGGGATATTTTAAAAGGTTTATTCCAACCACGAAGTGACATAAATAATCCTTATGAAACAGGAAGAATCAAAAATCAGCAATTAGGGTTATTTGATGATTTTATTGAGTTAGGTTCTGTTTCAAAATTTAAAGATTGTAATTTTGAAGAGGCATTTTTAGGGAATCCAATATTAAAACATCCAAAACTAAATGTTGATGGAGGAAAATATCTTTATGATATTTATTTATTAATGAAACATTTAAGAAGAACAAAAAATCCTGAGACATTGGTTGGAAATATTATCTCTTCTATGGCTTATTCTAAGTTAAAAGATTTTTTATCAACAAAAAGAGCAACTCAAAAAGATGGAACTATAAATCCAATGCAAAAAACAAAAGCCCTAGCTAAAATAAATAGAAAAGGTATGCTTTTAAAAAATCTTTCAAGAAACTTTAATGACCTCTCAAAATTTATTAACTCTATGATTTTAGGTGGAAGTGAGATGAGTGAAGGTGATGGAGTAAATCTACTTTCTATTCATGCAAGTAAAGGTTTGGAGTTTAAAGAAGTTTATGTAATAGATTTAATGGATGGAAGATTTCCAAATCGAAAACTTATGAGTAAAGGTGGAAGCATAGAAGAAGAGAGACGTCTTTTTTACGTTGCAGTTACAAGGGCAAAAGATATCTTATATCTTTCATATGCAAAGTATGACAAGATAAAAAAGCTTACTTTTGTAGCAAGTCCTTTCTTAAAAGAAGCAGGAATGCAAATAAAAGACGAAGACGAATCTTCTATTCAAGAGTAA
- the soxZ gene encoding thiosulfate oxidation carrier complex protein SoxZ, which translates to MAGTTKIKAKLKDGIVEVKALASHPMLSYQEAERAKKEVNFITYVVAKVGDKVVYEASTSQFLSKDPYLKFSFKGANAGDTIELTWKDLKGNTDVSSEKIK; encoded by the coding sequence ATGGCAGGTACTACAAAAATTAAAGCAAAATTAAAAGATGGAATTGTTGAAGTTAAAGCATTAGCATCACACCCAATGTTAAGTTATCAAGAAGCTGAAAGAGCAAAAAAAGAAGTAAATTTTATTACATATGTAGTTGCAAAAGTTGGAGACAAAGTTGTATATGAAGCATCAACTTCTCAATTTTTATCAAAAGACCCATATTTAAAATTCTCATTCAAAGGTGCAAATGCTGGTGACACAATTGAATTAACATGGAAAGATTTAAAAGGTAATACAGACGTAAGTAGTGAGAAAATCAAATAA
- a CDS encoding c-type cytochrome yields the protein MFKLENTKKLKNTLLSFGLSTLLVTSAVAATKESSVDGAVKYPIKDGKYSSYYVNTQEVKNSAIGRTPTKREITAWDVDAKPDGTGLPEFDMKHGEVVLGEDGKPKKAEGSVELGNELYDAQCAMCHGDFGSGGKGYPMLAGGSKESLKIQRLNPADENPNPDTPIRTIGSYWPYASTLYWYVQDSMPFPHPKTLTNSETYAITAYLLSVNNITIDGVELDDEYVLDKEKLMKVIMPNHDGFYPEVDTPNPKDGVKNMTALLSDPKIYGTGTRCMKDCIKEDVNNLLMKINIDLTANSNQPMSVERSLPKVDASSVKPGQADYEASCSACHGNPAIGAPVVGDKAAWAKVLEKGVDKVYHNGINGINAMPPKGGTDFSDEKMKEIIDYMINSSK from the coding sequence ATGTTCAAATTAGAAAACACAAAAAAGCTTAAAAATACTCTTCTTAGTTTTGGCTTATCAACTTTATTAGTAACTTCTGCTGTTGCTGCTACTAAAGAGAGTTCTGTTGATGGAGCTGTTAAGTATCCAATTAAAGATGGAAAATACTCTTCATACTATGTTAATACTCAAGAAGTAAAAAATTCAGCTATTGGAAGAACTCCAACAAAAAGAGAAATTACAGCTTGGGATGTTGATGCAAAACCAGATGGAACAGGTTTACCTGAATTTGATATGAAACACGGTGAAGTTGTATTAGGTGAAGATGGAAAACCAAAAAAAGCAGAAGGTTCAGTTGAATTAGGAAACGAATTATATGATGCACAGTGTGCTATGTGTCATGGTGATTTTGGTTCAGGTGGAAAAGGTTATCCAATGCTTGCTGGTGGTTCTAAAGAGTCTTTAAAAATTCAAAGATTAAATCCAGCAGATGAAAATCCAAATCCAGATACTCCAATTAGAACAATTGGTTCTTATTGGCCATATGCTTCAACTTTATATTGGTATGTTCAAGATTCTATGCCATTCCCACATCCAAAAACATTAACAAATAGTGAAACTTATGCAATTACTGCTTATTTATTATCAGTAAATAATATTACTATTGATGGTGTTGAGTTAGATGATGAGTATGTATTAGATAAAGAAAAACTGATGAAAGTTATCATGCCAAATCATGATGGTTTCTATCCAGAAGTTGATACTCCAAATCCAAAAGATGGTGTTAAAAATATGACAGCATTATTATCTGATCCAAAAATATATGGAACAGGTACAAGATGTATGAAAGATTGTATAAAAGAAGATGTAAATAATCTTTTAATGAAAATAAATATAGATTTAACAGCTAACTCAAATCAACCAATGTCAGTTGAAAGATCTCTTCCTAAAGTTGATGCAAGTTCTGTAAAACCAGGTCAAGCTGATTATGAAGCTAGTTGTTCTGCTTGTCATGGAAATCCAGCAATTGGTGCTCCTGTTGTAGGTGATAAAGCTGCTTGGGCTAAGGTACTTGAAAAAGGTGTGGATAAAGTTTATCATAATGGAATTAATGGTATAAATGCTATGCCTCCTAAAGGTGGAACAGACTTTAGTGATGAAAAAATGAAAGAAATAATCGATTATATGATTAATTCTAGTAAATAA
- a CDS encoding thioredoxin family protein, translated as MIKILCLTLFFVFNLFADFKEGEIIFKNKCSSCHKDYISMNTLKENFFEKNNKLLNLKAPTVNMLVYAIMDSPKKIGDSNDIEMQEMEIENYLKSYLETPDRFNSICDEHILSFYETKPSMKGELNEEDYKNLTNYFMLYKDNLTISNKEIEKTFSSTNEKEILEKAKKENKKIIVYATSKSCFFCKRMDRDVLNLDEVKKEMNKNYIFVKNDMDESTLPFDLQKVYKKITPTFFILSKEGTYIKQYPGAWIKSDFLQILKENVK; from the coding sequence TTGATAAAAATTTTATGTTTAACACTCTTTTTTGTTTTTAATCTATTTGCAGATTTTAAAGAGGGTGAGATTATTTTTAAAAACAAATGTTCATCTTGTCACAAAGATTATATCTCTATGAATACTTTAAAAGAGAATTTTTTTGAAAAAAATAATAAGTTATTAAATCTTAAAGCACCAACTGTAAATATGTTAGTTTACGCAATTATGGATAGTCCTAAAAAAATAGGTGATTCAAATGATATTGAAATGCAAGAGATGGAAATAGAAAATTATTTAAAATCATATTTAGAAACTCCAGATAGATTTAACTCAATTTGTGATGAACATATTTTGTCTTTTTATGAAACTAAGCCAAGTATGAAAGGGGAGTTAAATGAGGAAGATTATAAAAATTTAACAAACTATTTTATGCTTTATAAAGACAATTTAACAATCTCAAATAAAGAGATTGAAAAAACTTTTTCTTCTACAAATGAAAAAGAGATTTTAGAAAAAGCTAAAAAAGAGAATAAAAAAATCATAGTTTATGCAACTTCAAAATCTTGTTTTTTTTGTAAAAGAATGGATAGAGATGTATTAAATTTAGATGAAGTTAAAAAAGAGATGAATAAAAATTATATCTTTGTTAAAAATGATATGGATGAATCAACTTTACCTTTTGATTTACAAAAGGTTTATAAAAAAATTACACCAACATTTTTTATTTTATCAAAAGAGGGAACATATATAAAACAGTATCCTGGAGCTTGGATTAAAAGTGATTTTTTACAAATATTAAAAGAGAATGTGAAATAA
- the soxB gene encoding thiosulfohydrolase SoxB yields MSKLSRREFVYMMAVLGAAPVFANSHTRMVETTNKLEDYYKLKPFGNARLLHMTDSHAQLLPVYFREPSVNLGFFGNLGKPPHIVGEKLLDYYGIKGNKRLEYAYSCVNFEEHAKVMGKTGGFAQIKTVVDFLRNSYGKEKTLLLDGGDTWQGTATALWTRGKDMVGAMNLLGVDVAVGHWEFTYKAEEVLENVKALNAEFLAQNVFVKEDALMNGAEAYDEDSGLAFKPYTIKQLGKARVAIIGQAFPYTTIANPQRFIPDWTFGIKDDNMQEIVNKIKAEEKPDAIIVLSHNGFDTDKKMAEVVTGIDFIMGGHTHDGVPEAVPVKNASGTTYVCNAGSNGKFLNVLDLDIQNGKIKDFKFTLLPIFSDLIAEDKDMKKYIEDVRLPFLKDLTREIATTEQTLFRRGNFNGSWDQIICDALLEVKEAQISLSPGFRWGTSVMPGQAITFDDLMTQTAMTYPETYARDIKGTDIKAILEDVADNLFNEDPFYQQGGDMVRTGGISYKINPKAKMGERISDIVLTKTGEKLDASKSYKVAGWSTVGAQSEGEPVWETVETYLKNVKHISNIKVDTPDIIGVKGNPGII; encoded by the coding sequence ATGAGTAAATTAAGTAGAAGAGAATTCGTTTATATGATGGCTGTACTTGGTGCTGCTCCTGTATTCGCAAATTCACATACAAGAATGGTAGAAACAACTAACAAATTAGAAGATTATTATAAATTAAAACCATTTGGAAATGCAAGATTATTACATATGACAGACTCTCATGCACAATTATTACCTGTGTATTTTAGAGAGCCAAGTGTTAATCTTGGATTCTTTGGAAATTTAGGAAAACCACCTCATATTGTAGGTGAAAAACTTCTTGATTATTATGGAATAAAAGGGAATAAAAGACTTGAATACGCATATTCATGTGTAAATTTTGAAGAACATGCAAAAGTTATGGGAAAAACTGGTGGTTTTGCTCAAATAAAAACAGTTGTAGATTTTTTAAGAAATAGTTATGGAAAAGAGAAAACTCTTTTATTAGATGGTGGAGATACTTGGCAAGGAACAGCAACAGCACTTTGGACAAGAGGAAAAGATATGGTTGGTGCTATGAACTTACTTGGTGTTGATGTTGCTGTTGGACACTGGGAATTTACATATAAAGCAGAAGAAGTTTTAGAAAATGTAAAAGCTTTAAATGCAGAGTTCTTAGCACAAAATGTTTTTGTTAAAGAAGATGCACTTATGAATGGTGCAGAAGCTTATGATGAAGATAGTGGATTAGCATTTAAACCTTATACTATCAAACAATTAGGAAAAGCAAGAGTTGCCATTATTGGTCAAGCATTCCCATATACAACTATTGCAAATCCACAAAGATTTATTCCTGATTGGACTTTTGGTATTAAAGATGACAATATGCAAGAAATTGTAAACAAAATTAAAGCTGAAGAAAAACCAGATGCAATTATTGTTTTATCTCATAATGGTTTTGATACAGATAAAAAAATGGCAGAAGTTGTAACAGGAATAGATTTTATTATGGGTGGACATACTCATGATGGTGTTCCTGAAGCAGTACCAGTTAAAAATGCAAGTGGTACAACTTATGTTTGTAACGCTGGATCAAACGGTAAATTCTTAAATGTATTAGATTTAGATATTCAAAATGGAAAAATCAAAGACTTTAAATTTACTTTATTACCAATTTTTTCTGATTTAATAGCTGAAGATAAAGATATGAAAAAATACATCGAAGATGTAAGACTTCCTTTCTTAAAAGATTTAACAAGAGAAATAGCTACAACTGAGCAAACTCTATTTAGAAGAGGGAACTTCAATGGTTCTTGGGACCAAATTATTTGTGATGCACTTTTAGAAGTAAAAGAAGCACAAATCTCTTTATCTCCAGGATTTAGATGGGGAACTTCTGTAATGCCAGGTCAAGCTATTACGTTTGATGATTTAATGACTCAAACAGCTATGACATATCCAGAAACTTATGCAAGAGACATAAAAGGAACAGATATTAAAGCTATTTTAGAAGATGTTGCTGATAACTTATTTAACGAAGATCCATTCTATCAACAAGGTGGAGATATGGTAAGAACTGGTGGAATTTCTTATAAAATAAATCCAAAAGCAAAAATGGGTGAAAGAATTTCTGACATTGTTCTTACAAAAACTGGTGAAAAACTAGACGCTTCTAAATCTTATAAAGTAGCTGGTTGGTCAACTGTTGGAGCACAAAGTGAGGGGGAACCTGTTTGGGAAACTGTTGAAACTTACTTAAAAAATGTAAAACATATTAGTAATATCAAAGTTGATACTCCTGATATTATTGGAGTAAAAGGTAATCCTGGAATTATCTAA
- the soxX gene encoding sulfur oxidation c-type cytochrome SoxX encodes MNIIKNLITATAISGFIAVSGFAADDELVKKGEKIFTTNTKGNCIACHAINGKTLDGPGTMGPVLQYLSAWPEEALYDKIFDPYVSNPISAMPAFGKNGWLSDDEIKALVAYLKTIN; translated from the coding sequence ATGAATATAATCAAAAATTTAATAACTGCAACTGCAATAAGTGGTTTTATTGCAGTTAGTGGTTTTGCAGCTGATGATGAATTAGTTAAAAAAGGTGAAAAAATCTTTACAACTAATACAAAAGGAAATTGTATTGCTTGTCACGCTATTAATGGTAAAACACTAGATGGACCAGGAACTATGGGACCTGTTTTACAATATTTATCAGCTTGGCCTGAAGAAGCATTATATGATAAGATTTTTGATCCATATGTTTCAAATCCAATTTCAGCAATGCCTGCATTTGGTAAAAATGGATGGTTAAGTGATGATGAAATTAAAGCATTAGTTGCTTATTTAAAAACAATAAATTAA